The segment TCAATCCGGTTTTGCCTGCGTTTTTCCAGCCGACGACCCCATAAAGCTTCATAACATTGCCTCTGCCTGCGCCAGATCTTCAGGTGTATTGACGTTAAAAAACGCCTGTTCTTGCGGAAACAGCGCTTCGCGTCCGCCATGTTGTTCGGTCCACAAAACCACCTTACGCAATCCGCCGTTCAACGCTGTGCGCAGATCGTCGCGCAGCGCCACCGGCCAAAGCCCAAACGTCGGATGCCGCGCCGTGCCGCGTTTGGCATCGGGGGTGGCCGCCAGAACCAAGGGATGCGCCATGCCTTCGCTGCGCAGCAAGAGCTGGGGCACCAGATCGCAGGGGAAAAACGGCGTATCAGCGGCGGCTGTCACAATCGTGTCGCCGCCCTGCGCTGCCGCCCAATCCAGACCGGCCAGCACCCCCGCCAAAGGTCCGACAAACCCCGCAATGGAATCAGCCAGAACCGGCAGGCGAAGGGATGAAAACCGCGCAGGGTCCCCGTTGGCATTCAACGCCACTTCCGCCACTTGTGGCTCAAGCCGCTCAATTACGTGATCCAGCAAGGTTTGCCCCCCAAGGCGCAGCAACCCCTTGTCGCCGCCGCCCATACGCATCGCCTGTCCGCCCGCCAGAATCACACCGAGGGGCTGTTTCATACGCCCCCCTTGCGACCGGCCCGTTTGGGTTCGTCATCAATCAACGCGGGATCGGCATCGCGGATCAACCGGTCTTCACCGCTGAGACAGACAAAGCGTTTGCCTTTCATCCGGCCAATCAGCGTCAGGCCGACCTGCTGGGCAATCTCCACCCCCCAAGCGGTGAAACCCGACCGCGAGGCGAGCACGGGAATCCCCATCATGGCGGTCTTGATCACCATCTCGGATGTCAGCCTGCCGGTGGTGTATAAAATCTTGTCCTGTGCCGCTGCGTCCTCGGACAACATCCAGCCTGCAATCTTGTCCACTGCGTTATGGCGACCGACATCCTCCATATAGACCAAAGGCTTGTCACCCTCACATAGCACAGTGCCATGGATCGCACCCGCCTCAAGGTAAAGCGAGGGGGTCCGGTTGATCTTGGCCGACAGGGCGTAAAGCCATGAACTGCGAACAGGCGTTTGCGCCAGTGTGACGCCCTCCAGCCCCTCCATCATATCGCCAAAGACCGTGCCGACAGCGCAGCCCGACGTGCGGGTTTTACGGCGCATCTTGTCTTCGTAATCCGTCGCGCGGACGGTGCGCACTACCACGGTTTCCAATTCTTCGTCATAGTCAACGCGGGTGATGTCCTCGTCTGCGCGCAGCATCCCCTGATTGCGCAGAAACCCCAGCGCAAGATATTCGGGATAGTCCCCAATCGTCATCGCTGTCACGATTTCCTGCCCGTTCAAAAAGATCGTCAGGGGCCGTTCCTCGACCACACGCAGGGTTGTTTCGCGCCCCTCATGATCCACACCGCGCACCGCACGCGTCAGACGCGCCGCCGCCGGATCGGGCGCTATCAGATAATCGGTAACATCTGGGTCCTGGGCCAATTGTATCCCCCACTGGTTGGCGTTAGGCATGGCGTTAACCTAGGGGCTTCGCATGACCACCACCACCGTGAAATCCGCCTTTCTGAAAGGCTTTGCCGATGGATCGCCATTTATTCTGGTGATCATCCCATTTGCATCACTCTTCGGACTGCTCGCAACCGAAGCGGGGCTAAGCGTATTGGAATCGCTGGTGTTTTCGCTGGTGGTCATTGCCGGTGCGGCCCAGTTCACCGCGCTGCAACTTCTGCAAGAAGAAGCGCCTACCGTGATTGTGCTGATCTCTGCGCTGGCCGTGAACCTGCGCATGGCGATGTATTCAGCCTCGCTTACCCCCTATATCGGCTCCGCGCCGCTGTGGCAGCGGGCCTTCGCCGCCTATCTGACCGTCGATCAATCCTATGTGGTTTCCATCGCCGAATTCGAAAAACGGCCCGAAATGACAGTGCCCCAGCGGGTTGCTTATTTCTTTGGCGCCGTCGCGACGGTGGCGCCGCTTTGGTACATCTTCACGGTTGTGGGCGCGGTACTTGGTACGCAGGTGCCTGACAGTTGGGCGCTTGATTTCGCGATTCCCATTACCTTTTTGGCGATGATCGCACCGATGTTTCGCACTCTGGCCCATGTTCTGGCCGCCTTTGTTGCGGTCGTGGTCAGCCTGCTGGCGGCAGGGGTGCCCTATTCAATGGGTGTGATCATTGGCGGCCTTGCCGGCATGCTTGCCGGTGCCGCGTTGGAAAAATACCTTGAACAGAAAAGGGGCGGGTCATGATTGATAAATCCACCCTCTGGATCGTGATCATCGGCTTGGGCGTGGGCAGTTTTCTGCTGCGCTTCGCCTTCACCGGTTTCGTCGGGGACCGCCAGATGCCTGCAGGGTTGCTGCGCCATTTGCGATATACGGCAGTTGCGGTTTTGCCTGCGCTGGTCGCGCCGCAAGTGCTTTGGCCCGCTGCGACGGGTGGCGAACCCGATCCTGCGCGCCTTGCGGCAGCGGCCGCTGCGCTTGCTGTCGGGTTGCTGACCAAGAACGTCCTCGCCGCGATGTTTGCGGGGGGACTTACCCTTTACGGGATGCTATATTTATTGGGCTAAAGCCACTTCGCGCACGGCACCTTTCAAATCGTCAGCATCGTCCTCGAACAATTTGGTTGTGGTGACGTTTGGAAAGCTTTCGATCTGCGCCATCAGCTTAGTCGGATAATAGGTGCTGGACACCTTTGGCAGCCCGTCAATCTGCGCCAGAATGCCGGAGGTCGCATTGGCACAAAATGCGCCCGGCACACTGCCATTGGCCTGAACCAGACGTAACGCCTGTTCAGCCTGCGCGGCAGTGACCGGAATTTCCTGCGACACGACGTGAAAGGTAGACCGGGCATGGGCGGATTTATACGCCTGTACCCAACCGGGCGTCATCCCGTAAAGCACGTCACCGCGTTCGACCACTCGATCATCGCGAAACGATCCGGCAGGGTCAAAGATGACCCGCTGGGAACCGCTGACCATCAGGGATGTATGCCCGCCACCGCCCGTGCGGTTATTGACCATGGTAAACACCGTCAACGTGGGCTGACCGGGCGCGCGATAGGCGGCAGCGGCAACTTCCTGAAACGAGCTGTCCCCGCCGGTGTTGGCCGCACATCCCGACACCAAAGCAACAAGCGCCAGACTGGTAAATAGGCGTTTCACAATCAAACCTCCCCTGTTTTAGCCCCGAACAGAGCTTTCGTAAGGGCGACCCCGAATGTGCAAATCGTCACGCAGCACTGCAAAGAATCACGTCTTGCCCATGTCGTTCTTACGAAACCGGCAGGGCGAGCAGCGTGCCGCCTGTATTTTTGGCGCAGACCAATCAGGTTGCGAAGATTGCCATCAGCACCAACAAAACGATGATTGTGATGGTTGTTTTACTGACAAAAGACATGAACCCGTCGAACATCTTTTGCTGTTCGCTGTAATCCATAGAGCCATGTTCATGTTCGGACATCTGTTCATTCCTTCAGATACTTGGTTTGGCGCTGATTATCTCATTTCAACGCGCCTGTCACGCGGTCAAAATGCCTCAATCAATCGTGTTTTAGCTGACCGCTTCCTGCGACTTTTCCAGGTCCTCGACCAGCCGGAAACCGATACGGTTGGGCTTTGATCCTTCTTTGGCCTTGGGCAGCGCCCGCAGCATCACACTTAACTGACTGACATGCTGCACCAACTGGGTACGCCCGCCGGTCGGATCGGTGCCGTAAAACGTCACGATATCGGGGTCGAAATATCCCATCCCCTCGATACGCAACACACCTGCATCGCCACCGGTAAACCCCATTGCGACCTCGTGTTCGTTATCCAGCTGCTCCTCAAAGTTCTTGAGATACAGCACGGTCCGCTCATAGGCCCATTGCGCGGCGCTCTTTTTCGCGACCGGTTCTGCCTTTACGGATTTGGGCAGGTTCTCTGCGCTGGCCTTGGGCTGTTCAGGATCGGAATGTACCTCGTGACAGCGTGGCAAGGCATCGCTTTCCGCGGCCTCCGCTGCGGTTTTGATCTGATTGCCCATGCCGCGTTACCCCTTGCTTTGATACACCCACGCCCCATCTTCCGCACGCAATGCGCGCGTGGCAAGGCCGCTTTGGTAAAGGTGGCTCAAATGGGCGACCGCTTCAACCAGTGCCAGACCGTATTCCGCTTCACCTATCTTTCTTTTGAACAAAGGTGAGAAACACTCCGACGCCGACTTTGGCGTGTCGATATAGGCCAGCAGCCGCTTCAGGGCGCTATGGTGGTTCTCGATCAGCTGTTCCATCCGCTTGGGCAATCCTGTGAACGGCAATTTATGCCCGCCCAGCACCAGATGATCGGCCCGCGCCAGCGGGGCCAGCCGTTCACAGGCCTCCAGCCATTCGCCAATCGGGTCAGCCATTGGTTCTGTGGGGTGCACACCGACATTGGGGCTGATAGACGACAGAATCTGATCCCCCGCGATCACCAGATTGTCGTCCCTGCTCCAGAAGGTAGCGTGTTCAGGTGCGTGACCGTTGCCCATATGCACGTCCCACGTCCGACCGCCAATCTGGATCGTGTCGTCCTGTTTGATCCGCGTGTAGCCCAGCGGCAAAGGTTCGACGATGTCGCAAAAGTTGAAAGGCCGCTCAGAGGCGCGTTTGTCCAAAAGGGCAGGATCCATCCCTGACAGTTTATAAAACGCCAGCGATTCTGCTGCGGGTGTTTTTTGTTCGTCCAGGATCAGCATCCGTGCTGTCAGCCATGCGGTACGCGTGGTGACCAATTCGGCCCCGTGTTCGGATTGGAACCACCCCGCCAGCCCGATGTGATCGGGGTGATGATGGGTCACCACAACGCGACTGACCGGTTTGCCGCCCAACGGTCCAGCTAATGCCTCCGCCCAGATCGCCTTGGATTTCTTGGACGCAAAGCCCGTGTCGATGATCGTCCAGCTGTCCCCTTCATCAAAGGCGTAGATGTTGACGTGATCCAGCTTCATCGGCAGCGGCATGCGCAGCCACAAAACGCCCGGGGCGACTTCGATTGCTTCGATGCCGTGGGCCGGCGGCGTGTCGTGGGGGTAGCGTAAACCGGCAGGTGCGATATCAGCCATCAGGACGCCAACGCATCGGTTGTGACGGCGAACAGATCCGCTTCACCCGCCTGCGCATGGGTCAACAGGCCGGCATGCTCAGGCAGCATCCGCAGGATGTAGAACCGCGCCAGCTTTTCGCGTGGCCCGCCCTTGTCCGCCATCGCAGCCTTGAGGTGCAGTTGCGCCCCCAGAACCCGTGCGAAAGCCCGTAGAAAGGGCACGGCACCGGCGAAACGGTTGTTCATGTCATCCTGCGCCACCAGCCACTCCGTCGCCTCGCGCATGCTTTCGCAGGCCTGCCAGCAGGCATCGGCCATATTGGGGAAATCGGGACGGGCACGTTCGATGTCTTCTTCCATCTCATCCAGCAGTAGGCCCGCCGCCTCGCCGCCGTCCATCATCTTGCGGGCAACAAGGTCCATCGCCTGAATGCCGTTGGTGCCTTCATAGATCGTGGTCACACGCACGTCGCGGCCGAATTGCGCCGCTGCGGTTTCTTCGATCACGCCCATGCCGCCGTGCACCTGCACACCGGTATGCGCCACGCTACAGCCTGTATCGGTGCCGAACGCCTTGGCGATCGGCGTCAGCAACGCCGCGCGCGCACGCCATGACGCATCGCCCGTGGCATTGGCCATGTCCAGCGCATAGGCGCAGCTTAGCCCGATCGCGCGCGCGGCAAATACATCCGCCTTCATCTCGACCAGCATACGGCGCACATCCGCGTGATCCGCGATGCTGCCGGTGCCATCGCCCCCTGCCCGCCCTTGTTTGCGATCCAGCGCATAGCTCAGCGCATGTTGATAAGCAGCTTCGGCCACGCCGACACCCTGCCCGCCAACACCCAGACGGGCGTTGTTCATCATGGTGAACATCGCGGCCATGCCGCCCTGTTCGGGGCCGACCAACCAACCGGTGGCGTTGTCGTATTGCATGACTGCGGTGGGTGACCCGTGCAGCCCCAGCTTGTGTTCCAGACTGACGGTGCTGACGCCGTTACGCGCGCCCACTGTGCCGTCTGCGTTCGGGATAAATTTGGGCACCAGAAACAGGCTGATGCCTTTGGTGCCTTCGGGCGCACCCGGCAAACGGGCAAGGACCAGATGGCAGATGTTTTCCGCCACATCATGATCGCCCCAACTGATATAGATCTTTTGTCCCGAAATCGCGTAAGTGCCATCGCCGTTGTCGACGGCCTTGGACTTCAACGCGCCGACGTCCGATCCCGCCTGCGGCTCTGTCAGGTTCATCGTGCCGGTCCATTCACCGGAAATCAGCTTGGGCAGATACAATTCTTTGATCGCATCGGACCCGTGGTGTTCCAGCGCTTCGATCTGGCCCTGCGACATCAATGGGGCCAGCTGCAGCGAAATACACGCGCCGCTCATCATTTCATTCACCGCAGAGGTCAGGATCATCGGCAACCCCATGCCGCCATATTCGGGATCTGCGCCCATGCCGATCCAGCCGCCTTCGGCAATCGCCTTAAACCCGTCCGCAAAGCCGGGCGAGGTGCGCACAACCCCGTTCTCGAGCCGCGCGGGATGCAGATCACCGTTGCGTTGCAGCGGGGCCAGCACCTCGTCACACAGTTTGCCCGCCTCTTCCAGAATGGCGGCAGTCACATCTGCTGTTGCCTCCTCGAAACGGGTGGTCTGGCGCAGGGCATCGGCATCCAGCAAAGTGTCGATCATGAAAAGGTAATCTGTCACAGCGGCGCGGTATGGCATAGGAAAGTCTCCTGAAAATATCGGTGTGGCTGGCACGTCAGTCACAGCCCTGCTAAAGGCAATCTCGGCATCAGCATGGAATGCAGCGACGCCCTACCGCAACCTAAACGCCGCGTCAAAGGGGCTCTGATGGACATCGAAACACTCAGGCTTAGACCGGACGAGGCAGGCATTGCACAGGCCGCTGACCTTTTGTCCGCTGGCGCGCTGGTGTCCTTTCCCACGGAAACCGTTTACGGATTGGGTGCCGATGCGCGCAACGGCACAGCCGTGGCAGGCGTGTTTGCCGCCAAGGGACGGCCCAGCTTCAATCCGTTGATCGTGCATCTGGCGCAGACCACCCAGGCGCAGGGTTTTGTTGAGTGGTCCGATGCCGCAGAGATACTCGCCGCCGCGTTCTGGCCCGGTCCACTGACCTTGGTGTTGCCCCTGAAAGAAGGTCACGGATTATCGTCGTTGGTGACGGCCGGACTGGATACCGTGGCGCTGCGCGTGCCCGCCCACGCGACAGCGCGTCGCCTGCTGGCCGCGTTCGGCGGTCCGGTTGCGGCCCCCTCTGCCAACCCATCGGGGCGCATTTCGCCAACAACGGCCGCGCATGTCCTTGCCGGATTGTCGGGCAAGATCGCAGCCGTGCTGGATGACGGCCCCTGTATGGTCGGACTGGAAAGCACCATCGTCGGGCTGACGGGCGACACCCCCATGCTGTTGCGCGCCGGCGGCCTGCCCCAAGAAGCGATAGAAGCGGCACTTGGTCATCCATTGGCACAAAACAGCGGCCCTGACATCACCGCGCCCGGTCAACTCACATCGCATTACGCCCCCGCAGGGGCCGTGCGCCTGAACGCGACCAAACCAAAAGGCAACGAATTGTTCTTGGGTTTTGGAAACATGCCCTGTGATCTGAACCTGTCCGCCAGTGGCGATTTGACCGAAGCGGCAGCAAATCTGTTTGACTGCCTGCACCAACTCGACGCCAAAGCCCGCCCCATCGCCGTTGCCCCGATCCCCGAACACGGGCTGGGCCACGCGATCAATGACCGTCTGCAACGGGCCGCCGCACCGCGTTAAGCTAGGCGCGCCCCGCCGTTGCGGACAGCACAAGCGGATCAATCCCGAGCGATCCAAGCGCGGCTTCCCATTTGTCGGCATCCGGTAAATCAAACACGATTTCGGGCGTGGCATCGGCGGTCAACCATCCGTTCTGGGCGATTTCGCTTTCCAGTTGCCCCGGACCCCATCCCGCATAGCCCAACATCAACAACGCCTTATCGGGGCCTTCGCCCTTCGCGATATCCTCAAGCACGTCCAAGGTGGCGGTCATGCCGAACCCGCCCTCGACCCGCAGGGTATGCAAGGCCGACCGATACTCATCTGAATGCAGCACAAATCCGCGCCCCGTTTCGACCGGGCCACCGAAATGCACACCCAGCTGGTGTTTTGCCGGTCCGAAATCGCGCGAAAGCTGGTCAAGGACATCCGACAGGCCAATCCCTTGGGCGGGTTTATTCACCATCAGCCCCATCGCACCGTCCTCGCCATGTGAGGACAGAAAGATCACCGAATGCGCAAAACGCGGATCCCCCATGCCCGGCATCGAAATCAACAGCTTACCGGTAAGGGACAAGAGCGGGGCGGTCATTGAAGGTTTGTCAGCCATGTCACAAAGCATGCCCGCCCCGCTTGCCTGCGACAAGGGGTTAGCCGGTTTTCGTCACAAATTGACGAAACATCGCTGATGCAATCGTGACTTGGCAGCAATCGGCAATTGGCCCATCTAGGATGAATGTTCAAAAGATGCCTTTCCGCCCTTGCCCTGACCTGCGCGACTGCCTTGCCCCTGATGGCGGATGACAGTTTCGAAATTCCTGTGACCGGTGAAATCCTGACCGGCTGGCAGCAAAGCGATGGCACCCGTATTGCCGCCGTGCGGTTAAAACTGTCGCCGGGCTGGAAGACATATTGGCGCAGCCCCGGTGACGCGGGCATTCCTCCGCATTTCAACTGGTCCGGTTCCGATAACCTGCGCGGTGTCGGCATCACATGGCCTGCGCCTGAGGTTTTCCTGACCGCCGGCATGCGCACCATCGGGTATTCCGGTGATGTGATCCTGCCGCTTACCCTTGCGCCCCATCGCGCGGGTGATCCCATGACCCTTAAAGCGGAGCTGGAGATTGGCGTGTGCAAGGACATCTGCGTGCCGCACAGCATGTCACTGGACGCCGTATTGTCCGACAGCAGCGCAAAACCAACCCCGATGATCGCCGCCGCCCTCGCCGCGCGGCCCTACTCCGCAAAAGAGGCAGGTGTGAAAACTGCCACTTGCGCCCTGAGCCCCACCGAAGACGGGATGCGCATCGAAGCACAGGTCACCCTGCCCTCAACCGGTGGACGCGAGGTCGTGATCATCGAAGCCGGCCAGCCCGGCCTGTGGTCAAGCGAAACCGAAGTCAGCCGCAATGGTGCCACCTTGATCGCGCAAGGCGAGATTTTGGCCGCTGATGGCGCACCACTGGCGCTGGACCGGTCGAAAATTCGCATCACGGTTTTGGGTGACAAGCACGCTGTCGACATTCGCGGCTGTACCGCGCGCTGATCTAGCCCGCCGTCGGCTTGCGCCGCGCAACAAACGCGATGCCCGCAACCAGATACCCGATCAGCGCCACCGCACCCGCACCGGCGACAAACAGCAGAAAACCGGCGGACATAGGCGACATGTTCTGCACCACGGGCACCCCCTTCGCGACCACAGGATGCAACACGCCAAACCACGCAGCCCAGCCAATTGTCACCGCCCCCCACGCCAGTATCAGCGCCCAAAGCGCCGCCAACCCAAACCGCAGGGCCGACACAGGTGCGCGCATGCCACGCCGCAATGCTGCAACCTGGCGGGCAACGTCATGCTGCGCCGCGACCAACGCGGGCACCACTAGCAGCACCAGAAACATCCCGAAGCCCAGCCCGTAGACAAGAGTGATCACCGTGGGTTTCAAAAACTGCGCCTGCTGGCTTTGCTCATACAGCAGCGGTGCCATGCCCAGTACCGTTGTCAGCGTCGTCAACATCACGGGCCGCAACCGGTCCGTTGCCCCGTCAATAATCGACGGGATCAATCCGCGACTTTCGGCGTATTCATCGATGGTCGTGACCAAGACGATGGAATCGTTGATGATAATCCCTGTCATCCCCAGCAAACCCACAACCGTGAACATGCTCAGCGGCACCTCCCACAACGCATGGCCGTAAATCGTCCCAACCAAGCCAAAGGGGATAACAGCCATCACCACCATGGGCCGTGTCCAGCTGCCGAACACCCACGCCAGTACCAGATAGATGCCCGTCAGGCACAGGATCAAACCGGTCATCGCATCATTCAGAAAATCACCTTCCTGCTCGCTGAGCCCCGCCAGACGGTATTCGACCTGCTGCTCGGAGGCGATACGAGGCAGAATTTCTGTCTCCAGATCCTCCTGAATTGCAGACGCCCGCGCGGCGTCATCTTCGGAGATATCTCCGGTAACCGAGATCAGACGGATACCGTTCTCGCGCCGGACTGTGGAAAACCCCGTACGCCGTTCGACACTGACGATATCGGCCAAGGGGACATAAAGACCGGCAGGGGTGCGCATCTGTGTGCGGTCCAGAAAATCCGCCGTCAACTCGCCTTCAGGCAGCTCTACACGAATCGTGGCAGAGCGCGGCCCGTCGGGATAGGTCGCCGCCTCGATCCCGCCCAGACGGTGGCGCAACGCCGTTCCCAATGTGTCGATGGTAAAGCCCAGCGCTTGCCCTTGCGGTGTCAGATCAAGGATCAATTCCTCTTTATCATAGGCCAGATTATCCTCGACCGCGCTGACCTCGGGATATTGGCGCAACGCATCCTGCAACGCTTGTGACGCTTCCTTCAGCGTATCGGTATCCGCCCCGTAAAACTGCACATCCAGCGCATCGCCCCCCGGACCGGAACGCCAGCCGCGAAAGCTGACAGTTTCGGCCATCGGGTGATTGACCACGGTTTCCTGCAATTCCGCCACAAAAGCAAAACTGGAATAGGGCCGCAGATCAGCGTCGATCAGCTCAATCGATATGCCCCCCAGCAGATCGGCATCTTTAGTATCGGCACCGGCCAGCCCGCGCCCGCCATTGCCGCCAATCTGCGCAATCACGTAATCCAGCGGGTTGGTGCCATAGCGTTCGGCATACTCCGCGCCCAGCGCTTCGGTGGCGCGTTGCATTTCGCGCATCATGGCCAAAGTGTCTTCGCGGGTCGCCCCTTCGGTCATCATAAAGTTGCCCGAGACAGAGCCGCGTTCGGGCGCATTAAAGAACCGCCATTGCACATCGCCTTTGATAAACAAGGCCACCTGTGACGCCAGCACGGCAAGCACGCCCGCCAACACGACATAGCGCGCACGGATCACCCCTGCCATAAACGGGCGGAACAAGGTTTCGCGCACCCAGACAAAGCCGCGATTCACCACTCGGCTGGGCATGTCGTACCAATGTTCCTTGTCCGCTGCCGCCACCGCATGAGCCATGTGATTGGGCAGGATCAAAAAGCACTCAACCAAGGACGCCGCCAAAACGGCGATCACGGTGAACGGAATATCCTGGATCAAATCACCGAACCGCCCGCCCACGGCAACCAGCCCGAAAAACGCGATAATCGTGGTCAAAGTGGCGGCGAAAACCGGCATCGACATGCGCTGCGCCGCCTTTTCTGCCGCGACCATCGGCGGCTCCCCAAGCGTACGAAACCGGTGGTCTGTGTGCTCCCCGACCACAATCGCGTCATCCACCACGATGCCCAGCGTAATGATCAGCCCGAACAGCGAAATCATATTGATCGTCAGCCCGCCCAGATACATCAGTGCAATCGCCGCTCCCATCGCCACGGGAATGCCTGCTGCCACCCAAAAGGCCGTGCGCGCATTCAGGAACAGGAACAACAAA is part of the Sulfitobacter geojensis genome and harbors:
- a CDS encoding efflux RND transporter permease subunit, translating into MARKMPEAAGGILSYFVRHRTAANLLLLVLLVAGFASAPNMRAQFFPDVIVDSVSVSTVWQGAGAEDVDAAIVQILEPALLAIEGVEGSNSTSREGSGTIVLDFEPSWDMARAAADVQTAVDLVTTLPDEAEEPNVRRGAWRDRVTDVVITGPVAPEQLGRFADEFVTRLFAAGVTRTTIEGVAAPQTMIEVPSAQLIAYDVSMAEIAAAIAAEVDADPAGDVSGANARVRTGTAKRTAREIAGIVLRSNPDGSKLTVGDVAVVREEGVDRNRQYFVGENPAMSVRVDRSDRGDAIGIQEDVEQVAAALRSSLPASVNVELIRTRSEAIKGRLDLLIDNGLMGLGLVVGLLFLFLNARTAFWVAAGIPVAMGAAIALMYLGGLTINMISLFGLIITLGIVVDDAIVVGEHTDHRFRTLGEPPMVAAEKAAQRMSMPVFAATLTTIIAFFGLVAVGGRFGDLIQDIPFTVIAVLAASLVECFLILPNHMAHAVAAADKEHWYDMPSRVVNRGFVWVRETLFRPFMAGVIRARYVVLAGVLAVLASQVALFIKGDVQWRFFNAPERGSVSGNFMMTEGATREDTLAMMREMQRATEALGAEYAERYGTNPLDYVIAQIGGNGGRGLAGADTKDADLLGGISIELIDADLRPYSSFAFVAELQETVVNHPMAETVSFRGWRSGPGGDALDVQFYGADTDTLKEASQALQDALRQYPEVSAVEDNLAYDKEELILDLTPQGQALGFTIDTLGTALRHRLGGIEAATYPDGPRSATIRVELPEGELTADFLDRTQMRTPAGLYVPLADIVSVERRTGFSTVRRENGIRLISVTGDISEDDAARASAIQEDLETEILPRIASEQQVEYRLAGLSEQEGDFLNDAMTGLILCLTGIYLVLAWVFGSWTRPMVVMAVIPFGLVGTIYGHALWEVPLSMFTVVGLLGMTGIIINDSIVLVTTIDEYAESRGLIPSIIDGATDRLRPVMLTTLTTVLGMAPLLYEQSQQAQFLKPTVITLVYGLGFGMFLVLLVVPALVAAQHDVARQVAALRRGMRAPVSALRFGLAALWALILAWGAVTIGWAAWFGVLHPVVAKGVPVVQNMSPMSAGFLLFVAGAGAVALIGYLVAGIAFVARRKPTAG